In a single window of the Lates calcarifer isolate ASB-BC8 unplaced genomic scaffold, TLL_Latcal_v3 _unitig_479_quiver_1795, whole genome shotgun sequence genome:
- the LOC108902297 gene encoding LOW QUALITY PROTEIN: eyes absent homolog 1-like (The sequence of the model RefSeq protein was modified relative to this genomic sequence to represent the inferred CDS: inserted 1 base in 1 codon): MEMQDLASPHSRVSGSSESPNGPNLDNSHINNNSMTPNGTEGDNITMLTTADWLLGSNSQSAAVKTEPMSSSEIASSVADTSLDSFSGSAIGTSGFSPRQTHQFSPQIYPSNRTYPHILPTPSSQNMAAYGQTQYTTGMQQAAAYASYPQPGQPYGIPAYGIKTEGGLSQSQSPGQTGFLSYGSGFTTPQTGQAPYSYQMQGGTFTTTSGLYAGNNSLTNSTGFNSTQQDYPSYPAFGQGQYAQYYNSSPYTSPYMTSNNTSPSTPSTTXTYTLQEPPAGVTSQALTDNSAGEYSTIHSPSTPIKDSDSDRLRRASDGKSRGRGRRNNNPSPPPDSDLE, from the exons ATGGAAATGCAGGATCTAGCCAGTCCTCACAGCCGAGTAAGTGGAAGCAGTGAATCTCCTAATGGTCCCAACCTCGACAACTCGCACATCAATAACAATTCCATGACACCCAATGGCACTGAAG GTGATAACATCACAATGCTTACCACTGCAGACTGGTTGTTAGGTTCTAACTCACAGTCCGCTGCAG TTAAAACCGAGCCAATGAGCAGCAGCGAAATCGCCTCCTCGGTAGCAGACACCTCTCTAGACAGCTTCTCAGGATCAG CTATTGGAACCAGTGGCTTCAGCCCAAGACAAACTCACCAGTTCTCTCCACAGATTTATCCTTCCAA CAGAACATATCCACATATTCTTCCTACCCCTTCATCCCAAAATATGGCTGCGTATGGGCAGACGCAGTACACCACAGGAATGCAGCAGGCCGCAGCTTATGCTAGCTACCCCCAGCCTGGCCAGCCGTATGGCATCCCAGCTTATG GCATAAAGACGGAGGGGGGTCTGAGCCAGTCCCAATCCCCGGGACAGACGGGCTTCCTAAGCTATGGTTCTGGCTTCACCACGCCGCAGACAGGACAGGCCCCTTACAGCTACCAGATGCAGG GTGGTACTTTTACAACAACTTCGGGATTGTATGCAGGAAACAACTCCCTGACAAATTCAACTGGCTTCAACAGCACACAACAG gaCTACCCCAGTTATCCAGCTTTTGGCCAGGGCCAGTATGCTCAGTATTACAACAGCTCGCCCTACACTTCACCTTACATGACAAGTAACAACACCAGCCCTAGCACGCCCTCCACCA ACACCTACACTCTCCAGGAGCCACCCGCTGGCGTCACCAGCCAGGCTCTCACAGACAACTCTGCAG GAGAGTACAGTACCATCCACAGTCCATCAACCCCCATTAAAGATTCAGATTCGGATCGATTGCGCCGGGCCTCGGATGGAAAGTCACGTGGCCGGGGAAGAAGGAACAACAACCCATCACCGCCCCCCGACTCCGACCTTGAG